Proteins from a genomic interval of Lolium perenne isolate Kyuss_39 chromosome 1, Kyuss_2.0, whole genome shotgun sequence:
- the LOC127292812 gene encoding uncharacterized protein, with product MQTAVQTRNLRENQLGGVIFGCKHETIEECFSKQLFGLPALHYSYVRNVKAGLPLFLFNYTDRKLHGVFEAASPGQNSIDPYAWSNDGTLRTPFPAQVRICTRTRYSPLLEAQYKKVIQDNYYTHHYFYFELDHAQTRALIALFKSVGVKQVQAVPSKRSLDVPLQSTRRMTSVIANQEKGTANSKDINSFRVLSSSLPSTKRMASVNPNQKKGTAKSKDINPFSVLSSSAGTVLDDWVDSDVDSGSASATSDSNTGEKASGELVSDWEDLDDNVLQQQFGLSSDPDDVSQHSSYKTVAEGMELMQCNQLVVNSVNGGTHTSDEDMLVNSHDGIGNEVQNEPDDVGVQLERSSILKKLKELFDLRQQAALSSQDFAYSSPDAHVPQETLVNANLSGQGEHVPEEAQVTANLSGQGEYVPVPEETQINANFSSQDEHVPVETCVNASLPSQDEYVAEETQVNTNLPRQEEYVPEETHVKGSLSKDQYVDEETQVNVGLPRQDHCVPEEAQTIASLAPGHCITEETQANPSLSSNPVCATVEDNTSFEQHDGKAELLRIITVLAKKAAALEKNQMKSDEEIISLKEVVKDSGRKVQQLEYRIDELQFKFDSSLSLQGSMCDSLDIPSIFLIGGYNGVTWLSSLDSFSPKKDILVPLTSMGSPRSYASVAAMEGCVFVFGGGDGSSWYNTVECYNTRSNEWMICPCLNHEKGSLAGVSLNGKIYAMGGGDGTQTYSEVEMFDPFLGKWICSPSMLNSRFALAAAESSGVIYASGGFDGSKYLQSAERYDPREGFWVRLPSMNARRGCHAVAVLGEVLYAIGGYDGDSMVSSVEIFDPRLNTWKMGDPMSNPRGYASAVTFDDNLFVLGGLRSNEAILDTVEVYNVSSGWSVPGFSSIGKRSFASAIVM from the exons ATGCAGACTGCAGTACAGACTCGCaatctccgggaaaaccagctagGAGGAGTGATCTTTGGTTGCAAGCATGAAACAATTGAAGAGTGCTTCAGTAAACAGCTATTTG GTCTGCCTGCGTTGCATTATTCATATGTGAGGAATGTGAAAGCTGGCCTACCTTTGTTTCTATTCAATTACACTGACAGAAAGCTGCATGGTGTTTTTGAGGCTGCTAGTCCTGGCCAGAACTCTATCGACCCATATGCTTGGAGTAATGATGGCACTTTACGGACACCTTTTCCTGCACAG GTTCGTATTTGCACAAGGACTCGCTATTCGCCACTGCTTGAGGCCCAGTACAAAAAAGTGATTCAAGATAACTATTATACCCATCACTACTTCTATTTTGAGCTGGATCATGCACAAACTAGAGCTTTAATTGCTTTGTTCAAGTCAGTTGGTGTCAAGCAAGTCCAAGCTGTTCCAAGCAAAAGAAGTCTAGATGTACCTTTACAATCAACAAGAAGGATGACATCAGTTATTGCTAACCAAGAGAAAGGCACAGCCAATTCAAAGGACATCAATTCATTTCGCGTTCTGTCAAGTTCTTTACCATCAACTAAAAGGATGGCATCAGTTAATCCTAACCAAAAGAAAGGCACAGCCAAATCGAAGGACATCAATCCATTTAGTGTTCTGTCAAGTTCAGCTGGAACTGTTCTAGATGATTGGGTTGATTCTGACGTGGACAGTGGTAGTGCTAGTGCAACATCAGATAGCAACACTGGTGAGAAGGCATCTGGAGAACTAGTTTCTGACTGGGAGGATTTGGATGACAATGTTCTTCAGCAGCAGTTTGGTCTTAGTTCAGATCCAGATGATGTCAGTCAACATTCCTCATACAAAACTGTTGCTGAAGGTATGGAGCTTATGCAGTGCAATCAACTGGTTGTCAATTCTGTGAATGGAGGAACTCACACTTCTGATGAAGACATGCTTGTGAACTCACACGATGGAATAGGCAATGAGGTTCAGAATGAACCAGATGATGTTGGCGTACAGCTTGAAAGATCGTCTATCCTGAAAAAACTGAAGGAGTTGTTTGACTTACGACAGCAGGCAGCACTATCTTCTCAGGATTTTGCTTATTCTAGTCCAGATGCACATGTACCTCAAGAAACACTGGTTAATGCAAACCTTTCTGGTCAGGGTGAACATGTACCTGAAGAAGCACAGGTTACTGCGAACCTTTCTGGTCAGGGTGAATATGTACCTGTACCTGAAGAAACACAGATCAATGCAAACTTTTCTAGTCAAGATGAGCATGTACCTGTAGAAACATGTGTGAATGCAAGTCTTCCTAGTCAAGATGAATATGTTGCTGAAGAAACACAAGTCAATACAAACCTTCCTCGTCAAGAAGAATATGTACCTGAAGAAACACATGTCAAGGGAAGCCTTAGCAAAGATCAATATGTTGATGAAGAAACACAGGTCAATGTAGGCCTTCCTAGACAAGATCATTGTGTACCTGAAGAAGCACAGACCATTGCAAGCCTTGCTCCAGGtcattgcataactgaagaaacacAGGCCAATCCTAGCCTTTCGAGCAACCCAGTTTGTGCTACCGTGGAAGATAATACATCTTTTGAGCAACATGATGGAAAGGCTGAG CTTCTACGAATCATCACTGTCTTAGCCAAGAAGGCTGCTGCACTGGAGAAGAATCAG ATGAAATCAGATGAAGAAATAATTTCACTGAAGGAAGTAGTTAAAGACTCCGGAAGAAAAGTTCAGCAACTGGAATATCGTATCGATGAGTTACAATTCAAATTTGACTCCTCATTGTCTCTTCAAGGAAGCATGTGCGATAGCCTGGACATACCATCAATATTTCTGATCGGTGGTTATAATGGTGTGACCTGGCTATCATCTCTTGATTCTTTTTCTCCAAAAAAAGACATCCTGGTGCCTCTCACATCAATGGGTTCTCCGCGTTCATATGCATctgttgctgcaatggaaggctgTGTATTTGTTTTTGGTGGTGGGGATGGTAGTTCGTGGTATAACACAG TGGAATGCTATAATACAAGGAGTAACGAGTGGATGATATGCCCCTGTTTGAACCATGAGAAAGGATCTCTTGCTGGAGTAAGTCTTAATGGCAAAATTTATGCAATGGGTGGAGGAGATGGAACTCAAACTTATTCAGAAGTTGAGATGTTTGATCCTTTTCTTGGAAAGTGGATATGCAGCCCGTCCATGCTGAACTCT CGATTTGCTCTAGCGGCGGCAGAATCAAGTGGTGTCATCTATGCATCTGGCGGATTTGATGGTAGCAAGTACTTACA GTCAGCAGAAAGGTATGATCCAAGGGAAGGTTTCTGGGTTCGGCTTCCAAGCATGAATGCAAGGAGAGGATGCCATGCTGTAGCTGTCCTGGGAGAAGTCCT ATATGCTATCGGAGGTTATGATGGAGACAGTATGGTTTCCAGTGTTGAGATCTTTGATCCTCGCCTCAATACCTGGAAGATGGGCGATCCCATGAGCAACCCAAGAGGATACGCCTCTGCAGTTACGTTTGATGATAACTTGTTCGTCCTCGGCGGTCTGCGGTCCAACGAAGCAATACTGGACACT gTGGAGGTCTACAATGTGAGCTCTGGCTGGTCAGTTCCAGGTTTCAGTTCAATTGGGAAGAGATCCTTTGCGTCAGCCATTGTCATGTGA